The following coding sequences are from one Dermacentor silvarum isolate Dsil-2018 chromosome 4, BIME_Dsil_1.4, whole genome shotgun sequence window:
- the LOC119448039 gene encoding transmembrane protein 107, which produces MRTNALVPGRFLTLSAHVVLLVTLLWVYDENVRACLPREYSDAQYAAKSTEIIVGLSLGLVLAVFELVGFLTGVSMFFASQAIISTAAHCAATVALTYFVVDLWNCSTYWWIFVFCSVLPAFVELCVIVGVVCLKKVP; this is translated from the coding sequence ATGCGGACCAACGCGCTTGTGCCAGGTCGTTTTCTGACACTTTCTGCTCACGTGGTGCTTCTGGTGACCCTACTCTGGGTCTACGACGAGAACGTTCGGGCCTGTCTGCCACGCGAATACAGCGACGCGCAGTACGCCGCCAAGAGCACCGAGATAATCGTCGGACTCTCGCTGGGCCTCGTCTTGGCCGTGTTCGAGCTGGTCGGCTTCCTGACCGGCGTGTCCATGTTCTTCGCGTCTCAGGCCATCATCTCGACGGCAGCTCACTGCGCGGCCACCGTTGCACTCACCTACTTCGTAGTGGACCTCTGGAACTGCTCCACGTACTGGTGGATATTCGTGTTCTGTAGCGTGTTGCCGGCGTTTGTCGAACTCTGCGTGATCGTCGGAGTCGTGTGCCTCAAGAAGGTTCCCTGA